ATGACAACTCCTCTATCAAGATCTGATGAACGTGTGCTGCCTAATATATCGTTAAGATCGTCGAGAGGTAAAATTTAGTTGGATTTATTTCACGATTACTATTTTTAATACATATTAGGCCAGAATTTATAGCAGAGACATGCTTGAGGTAGTATTTCATCTCTAAATTCACGGTTAACACAGCAGACCCAAAGTATTCTGCAGACCTCTCTTGCAGAAAATCTTGAAGGCCACATAATTTGTTCAGAAGAACCTAATGGTATAATTCTTGATATATCTCATTTTTATGATACATCTGTAATTAAATTGCTTTTGAAATTGTGGATTTTGTGGGAATAGTTGTAGCAATGAACAATAGATCTATGATGCAGCCTGTTGCGGTAAAAAAATCACAATCGTGTCTTTCAAGTCCTCTATCAAGATTTGATCAAAATATATCTCCTAATATTCCATCAAATTCAAAATCAGGTTAATTTTCATTACTTTCATTAACTTCTTATTTCAGTCTGTGTATGAGTGTTTATCAGCGCAGATGCTAAAATATGTTTCCCGTCTTCTATGTCGTGCATAAAGTTAGGATTCGTCCAAAGAATTTCAACAAAAAAAATCTCGGTGTATTTCGTAGCACCTTACCAAATTTGAGAAAAATATCCGGACAATGTAATTCATCGCCTAATATTCAGTTTTCTTCTGCAACTAATCCACAGTCATCAGGTAATTTTTTAAACAATAAAATGCAATTCCGGATGTATCAGTTGATTACGAAATTATGTCAAATTCTAAAAATTTCAGTATTctataaaatattttttacaGGGATGTATTCCTCTTCTCAGACTGGTGAACAAAGTACAAATCAATTTCTACGCATAATATCGCCAAACGTTCCTGTCAAAGGTATCAAATTTTGCGGCTTATTCCTGAATTACAAAAatttgaaggattatttaaaCAATGTGTCATGTTTAATACTCTGCATCTACTAATGTATATTATACATAACATAATAGTAAAAATGCAGAAATTAGTGTTATTAACAGCAGTGGAAACAGTTCTCTCGTATTCTCAATTCCTGAATCCTGTGTGACAACCGTTCACAAACAAAAAGGTGTCAAAAAGAAAATTGTTGCTGATAGTGAAGAAGAATAGAATCCTTCAAAAAAGTTTTGTTGAAAACTATCACCAGGTCATTCATCGTTCAATACAGCAAATGTAAAGAGTACATTTGAAAAAGGTGAAAGTTCTAGGCAAAAAAATTTAATGAATGAGTTCAACGATGTTGATGACAATGTTACAATCGACAGTGATACAACATGTGGAGgtattaattatttgttttcGAATAATGTGTTTAATTCTGCAGGACATTAATAATTATTTTACTGTCTAAAGCATCACTTACTTTTGCTCAAtgatgatttttaaaattttcaatttttttcgaCAGACATGGCAAGTGATATTGAGGATATTGATGAAGAATATTTGAGCAATAATCAATCTATGTGGGACGGATACTTGGATCTTGGAGCCCCTTATAAAATCTGTTCGAAGTGTGATGCTGTCATGTGGACTCACAAAAAAAAACAATAAGAGTTCTCCTAATAAGCCACCAACATTTTCTCTTTGTTGTAAAAATGGTCAAGTCGTACTGGATAAGGAGAAACAGCCTCCTGAACCTCTGGCTACTCTCCTTACTGGTGGTGTTCATTTTAAGCATTTCAAACAAAACATAAGGTTTTACAATTGCATGTTTTCCATGAGTTCTACTGGAGGAAAGATTGACCATTCAATAAACAGAGGTGGTGCGCCATATTGCTTCAAGGTCCAAGGTGTTAATTACCACAATATAGGAAGTCTGGTCCCAACTGACGATAACACTCCAAAGTTTTGTCAGCTTTATATCTATGACACAGAGGACGAAATCAACAACAGGATCAATGTAGTTAATGGTTACAGGGATGTTGTTAATGGAGAAATTAAATAATCTTTGTTGCATATGTTGGATGAGCATAACAGGTTGGTTAAAGGTTTTCGTATGGCCCGCGAAAGGGTTAGGCAAAATATAGTAGATGAGTTTAAATTGGTTCTGATTTTATCGAGTTCAGCAAGTGGCCGACCAAATCACATTGCTCCATCAAATGAGGTAGCATGATTGATTGTTACTTCTTCTTATGCAAAAGGCTATCGAGATACTGTCATTGATTCTAGAGTTGACGGATTACAGAGGATTTTTTAGACCGATCCACGTTTCATGCAACTTCAATATCCATTACTTTTCCCTCACGGAGATATTGGATATTACCGTGAGATCCCATTAAATAGACATGTGAAGCATTATAAGAGAGACGTAGAAGTTACCGAATCTGAAGATCCTGACGAAAAAGGTGCTAGAAAGTATATTACAATGAGAgagttttataattataaactaATGATACGTCTTTCAGAAGGTACAAATTTGCTATTTGATAAAAGTATAATTTCTCATTCAGCTGTTCAACTTTGTGATAATTAGTTTATATTCGAtgaatttatatattttactgtAACAGGTTTGACACCACATCTTGGAGGTCATTTATGGCAGCAATATGTTGTGGATGCTTTCACCGCAATTGAGAAGTACAGATTGGACTGGATTAGAGACCATCAAACTACTATAAGATCTGATCTCTACCATAATATCAGAGATGCAATGCAAAAGGGAGATAGAAATCCATCCAATATTGGTAAAGCAATCATTTTTCCCGCTTCATTCACCGGAAGTAAGCGCTATATGACTCATTATTTTAAAGACTCATTAGCAATATGTCAAACTTTAGGACATCCTTCATTGTTCCTTACTATGACCACTAATACAAAATGGCCCAAAATTCAGCGCATGTTAAAACATATGTCTGGTGTTGATGTTGCTGATGCACCTGATGTTGTAGCCAGAGTCTTTAAAATGAAGGTTGATCAACTTATGGATATGATTAAAAAGAAAAATTATTTTGGCAGATGTATAGGAGGTATCATTTTAGCTAAGTTTTTTTATACTCATTTTATTATTCCTAAATTGTTCTATCAAAATGTACTTTTAGTATATATTTTGCCTGGTATTAACCATTTTTCTACAATATTTCCATAGTGATGCATGTAATTGAATTCCAGAAGCGTGGATTGCCTCATGCTCATATATTAATTTGGTTGCACCCCGATGATAGACCTAAAACAACTGAGCAAATTGATAAAATGGTATCAGCTGAAATTCTCGATCCAGAAATTGATCCAGTTGGATATAATGCCGTGAGCAATTATATGATCCATGGACCATGTGGTCCTGATTATACTAAATCTCCATGCATGGTCAAAGGCAACTGTATAAAGCATTTTCCTAAGCGGTATTTTCATTAACATCCTTAAATTATAAATACTTTACTTTGTTAATACCACCAGTTTTATTACCAgattttttacaattttaaaaatgttttgttACAGGTATAATTCTCATACATTTTTTGATGAGTGTGGATTCCCCATATATAAAAGAAAGAGGACTGGAATTACCATTAACAAGAAGGGGGTCAATCTTGATAATCGCTTTGTTGTCCCATTCAATCGCGATCTTTTGGTGCATTTTCAATGTCACATGAATCTGGAGATTTGCAATAATTCaagatcattaaagtaccttttcaAATAATGTCTAAAGGGTCATGACACGGCAACAATGTGTTTGAGGAAAACACGTACAGGTACTTCTGTAACAATCCCAAAAAAAGCACCAAAAGGTCCGATTGATGAGGTAAAACATTATTTGGATGGGAGATATATTTGCGCGTCAGAAGCATCTTGGAGAATATTTGCTTTTGACATTCATTCCCATTGGCCATCGGTAGAGAGGTTACTGATACATTTACCAGGCGAGAAGCATGTTTCGTTTAAGGCTGGAGATGTCTTGGAGGATGTTTGCGACAAGGAAATATCAAAAAAAACCAAGTTAGAAGCATGGTTTGATGTAAATCAGACTTTCCCAAATGTGAGGAATTATAGTTATTCTGAATTTCAAAATAAATTTACTTGGCATCCTCGACCTGGTATctggaaagaaaggaaaagagGAGATATTATTGGGAGACTCTCTGAAGTGCATTCATCAAGTGGTGAACTATTATATCTCCGCATGCTGTTACTTAGGAAGATAGGTTCCATGTCTTTTGAAGATCTTAAAACTGTTAATTGACACATCCACGAAACATTCAAGGAAGCTTGCGCGACCCTTGATCTTCTACAAAATAATAACCAATGGAATAAAGCAATTACCGAGAACTCCCATACATCATTGCATCCACAGTTACGTGAAATGTTTGTCAATATTTTGGCATATAGTCCTATTTCAGATCCACTTAGACTTTGGGAAGCTAATTGGCAATGTATGTCAGACGATATTCTCATCATCAGGCGACATATGCTTAATGATCCTCATCTATACCTATCAGACGAAGATTTTAAGAATTATGCACTTGCAGGTTTATATCTCATTATCATACTACctgaataattaacataattCTCTTTTAGATATTATATGTAGTATACTTTTAAACTAACATAACACTTCATATATATTTTTGCCCGCAGAAATTGAAAAATTGTTTAATGACATCGGGAAGAGTTTGAAGGACTACGCGACAATGCCATTTCCAAGTGGAGTTTATTTTAGCAATGCTGTTAACAGACTACTCCAAGAAGAAACTTCACATGATAAAGAAGAACTGAAAATTTTGCATGAAAAGAATCATGGAATGCTCAACCCTGAACAGAAGAACGTTTACGATTCTATCATATAAAATGTTTATAATAAGGTAGGTGGTGTTTTCTTTGTATATGGAAATGAAGGATGCGGCAAGACATTTCTGTGGCAGACATTATGTTGTCGCCTTCGTTCAGAAGGAAAGATTGTGCTTCCTGTTGCCTCATGTGGAATAGCAGCCGTATTTTTGCCTGGTGGTAGAACTGCACATTCAAGATTCCATATTCCTTTGAAACTTGATCAGGACAATACAGCCAGAATTAGACATGGAACCGATATTGcagaattaatccaacaaacTGATTTGATCATTTGGGATGAAGAGCCAATGCAACAT
The sequence above is drawn from the Apium graveolens cultivar Ventura chromosome 2, ASM990537v1, whole genome shotgun sequence genome and encodes:
- the LOC141698468 gene encoding uncharacterized protein LOC141698468 translates to MQLQYPLLFPHGDIGYYREIPLNRHVKHYKRDVEVTESEDPDEKGARKYITMREFYNYKLMIRLSEGLTPHLGGHLWQQYVVDAFTAIEKYRLDWIRDHQTTIRSDLYHNIRDAMQKGDRNPSNIGKAIIFPASFTGSKRYMTHYFKDSLAICQTLGHPSLFLTMTTNTKWPKIQRMLKHMSGVDVADAPDVVARVFKMKVDQLMDMIKKKNYFGRCIGVMHVIEFQKRGLPHAHILIWLHPDDRPKTTEQIDKMVSAEILDPEIDPVGYNAVSNYMIHGPCGPDYTKSPCMVKGNCIKHFPKRYNSHTFFDECGFPIYKRKRTGITINKKGVNLDNRFVVPFNRDLLGHDTATMCLRKTRTGTSVTIPKKAPKGPIDEVKHYLDGRYICASEASWRIFAFDIHSHWPSVERLLIHLPGEKHVSFKAGDVLEDVCDKEISKKTKLEAWFDVNQTFPNVRNYSYSEFQNKFTWHPRPGIWKERKRGDIIGRLSEVHSSSGELLYLRMLLLRKIGSMSFEDLKTVN
- the LOC141698474 gene encoding uncharacterized protein LOC141698474; protein product: MFVNILAYSPISDPLRLWEANWQCMSDDILIIRRHMLNDPHLYLSDEDFKNYALAEIEKLFNDIGKSLKDYATMPFPSGVYFSNAVNRLLQEETSHDKEELKILHEKNHGMLNPEQKNTLCCRLRSEGKIVLPVASCGIAAVFLPGGRTAHSRFHIPLKLDQDNTARIRHGTDIAELIQQTDLIIWDEEPMQHRHAFESVDRSLRDIMSAIDKRRAKKPFGGITVVFGGDYRKILPVIPKASRAEIVGSTLNKTKI